In Sphingomonas sanxanigenens DSM 19645 = NX02, the following proteins share a genomic window:
- a CDS encoding phosphoadenosine phosphosulfate reductase family protein, producing the protein MAIHADLGRAEWDSTPDTVARIAASAGVPLTVVHRAAGDLVDRWIQRFGSGKRRYEALEIYNLIGPWSSASLRFCQSEMKAAVIGPAIARMLRGQQIISVLGLRRDESHNRAATPIAKADLHYAKAGNRHGTAITLWHPIAHWNSEEVFRAHGALGITLHEAYSIWGATRLSCRYCIFASLHDLSASAAAPANTEVYRELVGIEARSTFPFQPTRWLADIAPHLLSGGLRADVERAKADQLERRHLEASMPAGLRYVKGWPPRMPTLAEADDIAAARRPILARHRLENRYPTGSAVQARFAELRVAAGRQMSS; encoded by the coding sequence ATGGCGATCCATGCCGATCTTGGCCGCGCCGAATGGGATTCGACCCCCGATACCGTCGCGCGCATAGCCGCCAGCGCCGGCGTGCCGCTGACGGTCGTGCACCGGGCGGCCGGCGACTTGGTCGACCGCTGGATCCAGCGGTTCGGAAGCGGCAAGCGCCGCTACGAGGCGCTCGAGATCTACAACCTGATTGGTCCCTGGTCGTCGGCGTCGCTCCGCTTCTGCCAATCCGAGATGAAGGCGGCCGTAATCGGTCCGGCGATCGCCAGAATGCTGCGAGGCCAGCAGATCATCTCCGTTCTGGGCCTGCGCCGCGACGAAAGCCACAACCGCGCCGCCACCCCGATCGCCAAGGCCGATCTTCACTATGCCAAGGCCGGGAACCGGCACGGCACCGCGATCACCCTCTGGCACCCGATCGCGCATTGGAACAGCGAAGAAGTATTTCGTGCTCACGGCGCGCTCGGCATCACCCTGCACGAGGCCTATTCGATATGGGGCGCAACGCGCCTCTCGTGCCGCTACTGCATCTTCGCCTCGCTTCACGACCTGTCGGCTTCTGCCGCAGCCCCGGCGAACACCGAGGTTTATCGCGAGCTCGTCGGCATCGAGGCGCGATCGACCTTTCCATTCCAGCCGACACGCTGGCTCGCCGACATCGCACCGCATTTGTTGAGCGGCGGGCTCCGCGCGGACGTCGAACGCGCCAAGGCCGACCAGCTCGAGCGCCGGCATCTCGAGGCCTCGATGCCGGCAGGCCTCAGATACGTCAAAGGCTGGCCTCCGCGGATGCCCACCCTCGCCGAGGCCGATGACATCGCCGCGGCACGGCGGCCCATCCTTGCGCGCCACAGGCTCGAGAACCGCTATCCGACCGGATCAGCCGTCCAAGCGCGCTTTGCAGAGCTGAGGGTCGCGGCCGGGCGGCAGATGTCGTCGTGA